The DNA sequence TTCAGACGCTTTCCGAGGAAGACCCCTTCTCCGCCAAAGTATACGCTTCCTTCCAGCAGTTTCAGGCCCAAGCTTATCAGTATGCGGCCATTACAGAAAAGCGATTCTACAATGAATTGCAGGTGCAGTAGGCGACCTCCTACCCTGCTCTTTGCTGCATGATGGAACGCGCCTGCCTGCCCGTGAGGCACAGCCGAGAAGGCAGGGAAACGAATTTTTATAATGAAGGTTCTTCGTCTCTTTAGGGCGAATGTGTTGTCCTCGCCATAAATGACAGGGAACCATTAAAAATCTACAGAATTTGCCTTGTTTTTATTAGTTTTTGAATATGTAAGATAGGTTTACAATAGAGAGAAAATTTTAAATGAGTAATTAATTTTAACATCTGATTAATGCTTCACAACTGGGGGAAATACCCGTTTACCGATGCTAGACTATACCCACTCAGCTCTTACCAGGAAGCAATATCCGCATTGGAGCAGCTCAGCGGGCAGGTACTCATCCCACGCGGCAATGGCCGTTGCTATGGCGACAGTGCGCTTCAGCGGAGGGTGTTCTCTACCCTTCAACTCAACAAGCTTTTGCAGCTGAACGAGGAGGATGCGATTATTCGCCTACAGGCGGGGGTGTTGCTGGAAGACCTCTTGTCGGTGATCGTCCCTAAGGGGCTTTTTCTTCCGGTGGTGCCTGGCACGCGATTGATCACCATTGGTGGAGCTATTGCTGCCAATGTACACGGCAAAAACCACCATCACGCGGGGGCTTTCGGGCGCTATGTAAAATCGCTCAAGCTGCTCACTGCTGACGGGCAAATCCTGCTTTGTTCCACCGCAGAGAACGAGGCGCTCTTCAAGGCCACTATTGGCGGCATGGGTACTACAGGTATTGTTTTGGAAGCCACGCTGCAATTATCCAGGATCGAGACCGCTTATTACCAGCAGCAATCTTACCCAGCCACTTCCCTACTCCACCTTATCGAGCTTTTCGAGCAACACCAGTCAGCGCCTTACCTGGTTGCCTGGATCGATGGCCTGGCAGGAGGCAAACAACTCGGACGGGGCGTGCTTCATACTGGTAGACCATGCTCCAAGGAGGAGCTAGCGGCCAAGGCTTTTCCTGATCCGCTCCTGGTTCATCCTACCGCTAAACTAAACATTCCGCGTTTTATACCCTCATGGCTGTTGCAGCCCCTTATACTGCGCTTAAACAACGCTTTCTATCGTTGGAACAACCGGAAGCCCGTGAGCCAAACCAAGCATTATGCTTCCTTTTTCTTTCCCCTGGATGCGATCAAGCATTGGAATAACCTGTATGGTAAGAAAGGTCTTCTGCAATACCAATTTGTTTTGCCGTTTTCTGCTTCCGCTACCGGGATTACAGCAATATTAGCGACTGTACACGCTGCACGGATTAGCCCTTATTTGGTGGTTCTCAAAAGAATGGGAGAACGCAGCCCTCACGCAGCAGCTACCGACTTTCCAATGCCGGGTTACTCACTGGCCATTGACTTCAAGTACAGTCCTCAGGTACTCGACTTGTTTCACCGGCTCGACGAGATAGTGATCCAGCATAGCGGCCGTATCTACCTCACCAAAGATGCCAGGCTCCCGGCCGCTGCCTTCCGTAAGATGTATCCCGAGGCCGTTCTGCATTCTCCTGAGATATTCCGATCTTTGCAATCAGAGCGATTATTTGACCTGTAACGATATGCCTACTTTACTGCTACTTGGATCCAATTCAGACATTGGCAAAGCCTGTGCCTACCGTTTTGCGGCCGAAGGTTTTGACCTTCTATTGGCTACACGTTCCGTCGATGAGGAGCAGCAATTCCTTGCCGCTGACTTGCGTATTCGCTTTAATATCCAAGTAAGCACGCTTCTATTTGATGCTGAAAACCTGGCTGAACATTCCTCTTTCTACGAGCAGCTCTCCAACAAACCCGATGTTGTCCTTACCGCCATCGGTTATCTTGGTGATCCGAAAAAAGCCCGTACAGATCAGGCAGAAGTCAGCCGCATTGTCAAGGCCAATTATACTGGCCTAATCACGATACTAGATATTGTTGCGGCCGATATGATGCAAAAAAAAGCAGGAACTATCATAGGAATTTCTTCCGTTGCCGGAGAACGAGGGCGAGCAAGCAATTACCATTACGGCAGTGCCAAGGCCGGGTTTACCGCTTATCTAAGTGGTCTTCGGCAGTATTTACGGCCTATGGGGGTTAAGGTCATCACTATTATCCCGGGTTTTGTTCATACCAAAATGATTGGCGACCTGCCCACTCCTGGTTTTCTTACGGCTACACCAGCCTTGGTTGCCAATGCCATCTACCAGGCTTATAAAAAGCAAAAGTCAGAGGTTTATTCCATGTCAATATGGCGTCTTATCATGTTCATCATCCGCCATATTCCTGAAGTCATCTTTCAACGCCTTTCTTTATGAGTGAGGCCAAGTCACCAGTCCTTGCTGTATTTGATTTCGATGGCACTATTAGTGATCGAGATTCCTTTTTGGCTTTTATCCGTCATACGCATGGCAGCTGGCGGTTTTTCTGGGGCTTTCTACTTCATTTGCCCTACTTGATCTTGTACCTACTAGGACGCTATCCAAACGATCTTATTAAAGAAAAAATCTTCACACACTTCTACGCCGGAAAAACAGAAGAGGAATTAGCACAACAAGGGAAGCAATTCTGCGAACAAAAACTTCCTGCCTTGATTTATGCTGGTGCCCGACAACAACTTCAATGGCATCAACAACAAGGCCACCGTATCATCATTCTTACAGCTTCCTC is a window from the Lewinella sp. LCG006 genome containing:
- a CDS encoding FAD-dependent oxidoreductase, which translates into the protein MLHNWGKYPFTDARLYPLSSYQEAISALEQLSGQVLIPRGNGRCYGDSALQRRVFSTLQLNKLLQLNEEDAIIRLQAGVLLEDLLSVIVPKGLFLPVVPGTRLITIGGAIAANVHGKNHHHAGAFGRYVKSLKLLTADGQILLCSTAENEALFKATIGGMGTTGIVLEATLQLSRIETAYYQQQSYPATSLLHLIELFEQHQSAPYLVAWIDGLAGGKQLGRGVLHTGRPCSKEELAAKAFPDPLLVHPTAKLNIPRFIPSWLLQPLILRLNNAFYRWNNRKPVSQTKHYASFFFPLDAIKHWNNLYGKKGLLQYQFVLPFSASATGITAILATVHAARISPYLVVLKRMGERSPHAAATDFPMPGYSLAIDFKYSPQVLDLFHRLDEIVIQHSGRIYLTKDARLPAAAFRKMYPEAVLHSPEIFRSLQSERLFDL
- a CDS encoding SDR family oxidoreductase — its product is MPTLLLLGSNSDIGKACAYRFAAEGFDLLLATRSVDEEQQFLAADLRIRFNIQVSTLLFDAENLAEHSSFYEQLSNKPDVVLTAIGYLGDPKKARTDQAEVSRIVKANYTGLITILDIVAADMMQKKAGTIIGISSVAGERGRASNYHYGSAKAGFTAYLSGLRQYLRPMGVKVITIIPGFVHTKMIGDLPTPGFLTATPALVANAIYQAYKKQKSEVYSMSIWRLIMFIIRHIPEVIFQRLSL